The Pogona vitticeps strain Pit_001003342236 chromosome 3, PviZW2.1, whole genome shotgun sequence genome includes a window with the following:
- the ALG3 gene encoding dol-P-Man:Man(5)GlcNAc(2)-PP-Dol alpha-1,3-mannosyltransferase, which produces MAPGSGFKRKGPVGPGLPGGPPFLRQILRRAWQEKHLVLFEPQYTPLVAACLCLAEVGVNHWVIQRVAYTEIDWKAYMDEVEGVVNGTLDYTQLKGDTGPLVYPAGFVYIFLGLYYVTNHGTNIRLAQYLFSALYLTTLLLVFRIYSRTSKVPPYVFFFMCCASYRIHSIFILRLFNDPVAMAILFLAINLFLEEHWSWGCFCFSLAVSVKMNILLFAPGLLFLLLRRFGLLRAIPKLAICALLQVALGLPFLVVNPMGYLTRSFDLGRQFLFKWTVNWRFLPEEVFQHRAFHLALLITHLTVLVLFALNRWHRSDESILSLLKDPPERKTVPQPLSANQIVLALFTSNFIGVCFSRSLHYQFYVWYFHTLPYLLWCSPPRKLAHLLRVLLLGLIELSWNTYPSTVYSSASLHVCHGIILLQLWYGTVSSSEPQEEKKPLRKAE; this is translated from the exons ATGGCTCCGGGGTCCGGGTTCAAGAGGAAGGGGCCGGTGGGGCCGGGGCTCCCGGGCGGGCCGCCCTTCCTGCGCCAGATCCTGCGCCGAGCTTGGCAGGAGAAGCACCTGGTGCTGTTCGAGCCCCAGTACACCCCGCTGGTGGCCGCTTGCCTCTGCTTGGCCGAAGTGGGGGTCAACCACTGGGTCATACAGAGGGTGGCAT ATACAGAGATTGACTGGAAAGCCTATATGGATGAGGTGGAGGGTGTTGTCAATGGGACCCTGGATTACACTCAACTGAAGGGGGACACTGGCCCACTTGT GTACCCCGCTGGCTTTGTTTACATTTTCCTGGGTCTCTATTATGTCACTAATCATGGCACCAACATCCGGCTGGCTCAGTACCTTTTCTCTGCCCTTTACCTCACCACGCTGCTACTTGTTTTTCGCATCTACAGCCGAACCAGTAAG GTCCCTCCCTACGTTTTCTTCTTCATGTGCTGTGCTTCCTACCGCATTCACTCCATCTTCATCCTGCGCCTCTTCAATGACCCGGTGGCCATGGCCATCCTTTTCCTGGCTATCAACCTCTTTCTGGAGGAGCACTGGTCCTGGGGATGCTTCTGCTTCAG CCTAGCTGTGTCTGTGAAAATGAACATTCTGCTCTTTGCACCgggtctccttttccttctcctgcgGCGCTTTGGCCTTCTCCGGGCCATTCCCAAGCTTGCCATCTGTGCCCTCCTGCAG GTGGCTCTGGGGTTGCCCTTCCTGGTGGTAAATCCTATGGGATACCTGACCCGCTCCTTTGACCTCGGCCGTCAGTTCCTTTTCAAATGGACAGTGAATTGGAGGTTCTTGCCAGAAGAGGTTTTCCAGCATCGGGCATTCCACTTGGCCCTGCTGATCACCCACTTGACCGTTCTGGTGCTGTTTGCACTGAACAGGTGGCACAG GTCTGACGAAAGCATCCTATCGCTGCTGAAGGATCCACCAGAGAGGAAGACCGTTCCTCAGCCCCTCTCGGCCAACCA GATCGTCTTGGCTCTCTTCACCTCCAACTTCATTGGGGTTTGCTTCAGCCGCTCCTTACACTACCAGTTCTATGTCTGGTATTTTCACACACTGCCCTACTTGCTCTGGTGTTCGCCTCCTAGGAAGCTCGCTCATCTTTTAAG gGTGCTTCTCCTAGGTCTGATTGAGCTCTCCTGGAACACATACCCGTCAACAGTTTATAGCTCAGCGTCCCTCCACGTGTGTCATGGCATCATCCTCCTGCAACTGTGGTATGGGACGGTGTCCTCTTCGGAGCCTCAAGAAGAGAAGAAACCGTTGAGAAAGGCAGAGTAA